The DNA segment GATGTGCTCGGTGTGCATGTAGAGCACGCCGACGAAGATGAGTTGCAGGGCGAACCACAAGAGTTCGACGATGAGCCAGAGGATGAAGTTCGACTTGAAGCCCATCTCGCGCACGACGGAGTTACGCCAGAGCATGACGTAAATTCCCCAGTAACGTTTGATGGTTTCAGTCATCTTAATGCATCAGCCGCCGACGGCGGAGTAGTGTTTGATGCCGCGCGCCCAAACGGCGCGGGCGAGCATATAAGCCATCACGACCCAGAAGGCTTGCATGGCAAGACCGGCCCAGAGTTCGGAGCCGTTCATCTTCCCGAGATAAACATTCACGGGGAAGAACATGAGGTATGGGAACGGGGTGAAGAACATGAGCTTCGTGATCAAGGGCGGCAGGATGTCGAGCGGATAGAGCTGGCCGCTGGCGGCGTATTCCACAGCGAAGGCGATGAAGATGAAGGTGGAAACTTCCAGCACCCAAAAAGCGAGCAACGCCAACGTGTAGGAAATCAAGAACTGCAACAGCGCGGTGAGCACCAGTGAGATCATGAACACTCCGAAGTGTGTGCCACTGGCGGGGCCGACGAAAAAGTCTCGCTGGAAAAAGATGAAGATGGACACAGGTATGATAGCCACCAAGGTGTAAATGAGCCGACCGGAAGCGAACAGGACGAGGCGGTAGCTGAGATAATCGATGGGCTTCAGCAGGAATTGGCTGATGTTGCCGTCCTTGATATCGGCGGCAATCTGCCAGTCGTCCTCGGTGACGGCGGTGAAGGTGTTCACCAAAGTCACAATGAGGTAGTAAGAAATCATCTCGGCCAAGGAGTAGCCCGCGACATCATCACCGGACGTCTTCCCCTCATAGACGGCGCGCCAGATGAAGATGGTGGCCATCAACGGCACGAGTCCGAAGGCGGCGCGAAAAAAGAAGTTCACGCGGTAAACGAGCGTGTTCTGCAAACCGACATTCGCGACGTGGAGATAC comes from the Verrucomicrobiia bacterium genome and includes:
- a CDS encoding ABC-2 family transporter protein is translated as MKKYLHVANVGLQNTLVYRVNFFFRAAFGLVPLMATIFIWRAVYEGKTSGDDVAGYSLAEMISYYLIVTLVNTFTAVTEDDWQIAADIKDGNISQFLLKPIDYLSYRLVLFASGRLIYTLVAIIPVSIFIFFQRDFFVGPASGTHFGVFMISLVLTALLQFLISYTLALLAFWVLEVSTFIFIAFAVEYAASGQLYPLDILPPLITKLMFFTPFPYLMFFPVNVYLGKMNGSELWAGLAMQAFWVVMAYMLARAVWARGIKHYSAVGG